The Prionailurus bengalensis isolate Pbe53 chromosome E4, Fcat_Pben_1.1_paternal_pri, whole genome shotgun sequence region AgctgacttggggcgcctgggcggcccagtgggttaagcgtcttgatcttggctcaggtcatgatctcgtggttcaggagcTGGAGCACTGATGgcgtggtgcctgcttgggattcttgctcttctgctctctgcccctcccccgctggtctgtgcgcactctctctctctctgaataaataagtaaacttaaaaaacatttaaaaaaagaaagccaacttATGTTCCAGGCATTCTAGTAGGCACTTTGATTTGCCCGAAGTCATAGATTATAAGCCATAGAGCTGGGATTCCAATTTGGGGCTGGAGAGCCTTTTCGGCCACATTCTATCAATTATTGACTGTAATTCAATAACTGAGAAATCTTTTGTTACTCTGTAGCCATACAAGAATTGCTAGCATTCCACTACCCATTTCTCACTCTCTTTAGCtctatttccttttacttctAGCTAGTTCACCACCCTTCCCTGTAAAAGAGAGAACTGAACCTTTCAACTCTCTCTGGTTGAGTAGTACAGAAGAAAGCCAAGGGTATGTAGGAGCAAGTATGATTTATTTGCGGcagagagtagaaaaaaaatgttaccaataGCCATAGATACATTCCTTAAGTCATATACAAAGGAACGCTGTtattaaaagtttgttttatttttctgtgacatTGAGTATCAGCCCCCagtttacagtctttttttttttttttttatggcttccaAACATTAGCACGGTTAATATCACCTCATCAATAACcaaataataaatcaaattaGTCCCAGTGGTTTTACGTCCACATCTAGATTGTTCGGGTGGTCAGGAACTCTTAGTTGTTTGCTTTAGCTTTTAGTTCTTGGTTGTATctataaaggaaacagaaaaagaataatgatgcATCACCATAGATAACTATGTAATAAGAAGGGAATGGGAAGCAtattccctgtctccttcctcacTAGTTAAGAGGCTGTATCGTTTTAGCTACAATCTTCTCAGGGGCTTGTGGCTGAAACAGGCAGAAGGGAAAGTGACCTAAGGATTTTATTTGCATCTGGCTTCCAACTGCCAAAAAGTTTCAACAACATAACTGACAAATAGCTTCCTGTACAAAAGTCTTACTTTGGTATTTTCATTCTTGAATTATAACAGTGTAACAAACACGtgaacatacaaataaaatttggCAAAATGTGGTCATCTGGAACTTTATAATCATGGAACATCTTtcctaagaataaaataaattgggaatGAGATCCTaggcactaaaaataaaatacactttttaaaaaatgaaatagacttTTGTGATGCTGACAGGCTACTGAGTTTTTAGCAGTTTGTAGACACTGGGTTAACAGAATAGTAAAGCTAAGGCCTATTTCTTCAATTCTCATTAATCCGAAGAAGAATTAACCACCAAGTCAGAGTGTTTCCCTTCTACAGCACCCAGAGCTTCATTTACTATTCTGTCCCAGATTATAAGGGTGGAGAATAGAGCACAAGAAGTAACTTTTTCCACGAAGTCTACCAGAATCCCAGATTTCTCTAAAGGTTCTGATTTCAAATATCCCATGGTGCCTGTCTAAATGCTCCAGAGTCCAACACTTATATTTTGAGCTAAATCTCCCAATCTACTGTTGTGACTGCAAACAGTGCCGAAAATCCTTTTGTCAAACCGTATCTGTGTTTCCACTTTAGAGATAATAATTCCAAATGTTGCATTCAGCGTGTCTGCAGCCCTCCCATTATGGCTTAATGTAAGGTTAAAATGCAACGGCGGATGAGAAAAATACTCGTGAAGAAAGTCACCGCACAGACTGAAGTTTGTATCGATACAAGTAAGCTCTAAAAATGCTTGTCGGCTGTGCGGTAGAATGAGTGAGTgattcatcatccatccattctgTGCTAGAGGATAATGAAAGGGTTCACGTGTCAAGCTAGGATagcaaagatgagaaaaatgaaggacAGAACGCCTTCTGAAAGGAAGGCAAATTATAACTGAATATTGTCCGTTTCTTTAGTATGGagatcatttactttttttttagccAAAGAGCACTGTTTTGCAATTTAGGAAGGTTCTGTGGTTCAAGCGAAGCCGGAGCCTTCATCTACGATGAGCTCGAGGCAGAGTGTGAACCGGTCAGTGACAATATTAACTACCGAGTACAGACAAGCTTCGCAGACATAGTGGGCTCAGCTCCAGACCACCACGAtgatgaatattttgtgaatgaatcttcaaatgaatattttagcTTCCCAGTTCATATAAAGGTGACATTTACGCTATGCTGTattctattaagtgtgcaatcgCAGTAGGTCtaagaaaaaaagtacataccTTGATTTAAAAACATCGCTTAAAAAAACGCTAACCATCATCTATGTTTTCAGCAAGTCGTAATCTCTTTGCTGGTGGAAGATCTTGCATCAACGCTGATGACTGCTGACTGACCCGGGTGGTGGCTGcggaaggttggggtggctgtgttTTCTTAAAACAGGACCACAACGAAGTTGCCACGTCAACTGACTCTTTCACAAATGATTTCCCTGGGGCATATGATGCCATTCGATAGCACCCACAGTggaacttctttcaaaactggagtcTATCCTCTTAAACCCTGCCACCGCTTTATCagctaagtttatgtaatattctaaatactgtactttgctgtcatttcaacaatctccACAGCACCTTCACCAgcagattccatctcaagaaacgctttctttgctcatccgtaagaagcaactcctcatccattcaaCCCTGTGATTGCAacaattcagtcccatcttcaggcttcGCTTctcattctagttctcttgctgtttccaccacatctacagtcacttcctccactgaagtctgcAACCCCTCCAAGTTATCCACGAGGATTGAAATGGACTTCTTCCAACCTCTtattcatgttgatattttgacctttcCATGAATCATGACTATTCTTAACGGTACCAggatggtgaatcctttccaggttttcaatttactttgcccagatccatcggAGGAATCACTCTCTATGGCAGCTATGGCCTTACAAAAGATAGTTCTTAAATAAGAAGACTTGAAAAtcaaaatgactccttgatccaggggctgcagaatggatgttgtgttagcaggcataaACACGTGAATCTTGTACATCTCAATCGGAGCTCTAGGGTAACCGGATACATTGTACATGAACAGGAATATGTTGAAAAgaatcttttaggggcgcctgggtggcgcagtcggttaagcgtccgacttcagccaggtcacgatctcgcggtccgggagttcgagccccgcatcaggctctgggctgacggctcagagcctggagcctgcttccgattctgtgtctccctctctctctgcccctcccccgttcatgctctgtctctctctgtcccaaaaataaaataaaacgttgaaaaaaaaattaaaaaaaaaaaaaaaaaagaaaagaatcttttaTTCTGAGCGGCAGGTCTCCACAGTGGGCTTAATATTCAGTAAACCACGTTGTAAATCGAGGTGCTGTCACCCAGGCTTTGTTCCATTTCTAGGGCACAGGCAGAAGAGACTGAGCATTATTCTTAAGGTCCTCAGGATTTTCGGAATGGTgcatgagcactggcttcaacttaaagtcaccggctgcattagcccctaacaagagagtcagcctatCCTccgaagctttgaagccaggtatCGGACTTCTCTGTAACTGTGAAAGTCCCGGAAGGCATCTTCTTCCAGTAGGAGGCTGTGTCACCCACATTAAAGATGGGTTGTTTATGGTCGTCGCCACCTTCGTCATCTTGCTCCATCTGCTGGGTAACTGGCTGCAGCTTGTCCGCCAGCACCTGCTGCCCCACCTTGCGCTGTATGTGGCAGAGACGGCTTCTTTCCTTGACCCACAGGAACCGACCTCTGCTGGCTTCAGACTTTtattctgcagcttcctcacctctctgagcctttcaGAGAATTGAAGAGAGcgagggccttgctctggattgggCTTTGGCTACAGGGAACGTCGTGGCCGTTTGATCTTCTGTCCAGACCACTAAAACGTTCTCCGCATCAGCGATGAGGCTGTTAAGCTTTCTTATCGATCGTGCGTTCACTGAAGCAGCGCTTTTGATTTCCTTCCGGAACTTTCCCTCCGCATTCACAGCGTAGCTAAATATTCGGCACAAGAGGCCTACCTTTTGGCCTATCTCGTCGGCTTTCAgcctgccttcctcactaagcttacttatttctagcttttgacttaAAGTGAGAGACGTGCATCTGTtacctttcacttgaacacttagaggcaaACTGTAGGCTTATTAATTGGCCTATTTTTACTATTGTTgggtctcagggaatagggagatctgagcagagggagggagatgggggaatGGCCCAGTCGGCGCAGTTAGAACACACAACGTTCATCAGTGAAGCTCGCGGCCTCATTTGGACGTGACTCGTGGACCCCCAAACGACGACAGCAGTAAAATCAAAGATCACTGACCACAGAGCACCACAAGATTGTGAGAATGACCAAAATGTGGCACACAGACACGAAGGGagaaatgctgttgggaaaatggtGTCGACAGACTTGCTCGacgcagggttgccacaaaccttccatATGTAAAAAGCGCAACATCTCTGAAGCACAATGAAGTGGAGTGAGACGAAAATGTGGGACGCCTACAAACAGTTTTAAAACTATTCATAGGATACTTTCTGACAAGACCCGAAGCCTCAGGCCAAACATCATTTCCAACCACTACATAACCACCCCCATTTTATTATCTATAATTGAAAGCGAGCATTTAAAACGTTCATGGAGAAAATTACTTAGTATTTCGTAAATCACGTCTGTTGTCTTAAGACAGATTCTATGAATGGGCTGTATTTCTAGATAATACACAGTCAGATTTGAAACCTATGTAGCAAACATACTGCTTAACACTTTGAGCTTAAGCCCCcagatttttctagaaatttctgctTCAGGCCTCTTCCATCTTAACATCATacatgaatcttaaaaaaaaaaaaaaaacgcactgCCATCTGGGTGGCTTCTGAGGCAGATTTCTCTTTTTACACCTGTGGTGGGCTTACCTCCAAATACGAAAGAGCTGAGAGGCCCCCGCTGCGCCCACGAAGAAATTAACAGCAAACAGACTCCAGTTTTTTGGAATAATTACAAGTGAGTATCTTGACCAAATAAACCCTGttgaaacaaaagattttttttttttcttaaagcacagGTACTGCTGCAATATCTTTTGAACATTCTGTATTAGAGCAACATAATTATAAGATCATGACAACATAAAGCAGGATAAAAGAAAAGCTATGCTTTGAGTCTTTAATAAAGTTGCTATAATTCAGTGTTACACAAAATATGCAGTTCTTACATCAACAGGGAATCTTTACAGGGCAAATGAATATTAACTAACTTTTTTTCCTACTTACAAAAATATGTTcgtggtaaaacaaacaaaccaacaaacaaaccaacaaacaaaccaaaaacccacGCAGATACTTATTCACAGTAACCCTCTTATCGAATAATTAATTGCCCAACGAGAACACTGTTAATTCCtttgtgtgtgagtgcatgtgcgTTTCAAACATTAAACCGTTAAATAAATTGAtgtaagacaaaaacaaaaatactgaatgCCCTAAATGGAACAGGGAATATACTCATTTAATTTACCTGTAGCCATGAGAACAGCAGACTGAGCTGTGCTGAGTTTCTCTGCAGGTCTGGCCATGTCAGCCAGCCCAGCACACACGAGGCCCTGGAGAGACACATTAACACACAGCAAGAAAAACAGCCTCATGAGTGTGCAGTAatacttcttcattttatttattatttatttatttatttttttaaatgtttatttatttttgagacagagagagacagagcacgaacgggggaggggcagagagagagggagacacagaatcaggagcaggctccaggctctgagccgtcagcccagagcccgacgcggggctcgaacccacggaccgcgagatcgtgacctgaactgaagtctgacgctcaaccgacggagccacccaggcgccccaatgattcttcattttaaataacacataaaGTTTCAGAGATTTCCACGATAGTAGCTATGATTTTAGTATCCGCGCATTAAGAAAACATATACGTCAccaaaaactacaatgagttcAGGGCTGCTTTTTGCATTTGTGTCTTGTTAACCACATCAAGTGGcctcatatatttgaaaattagtaGTGTGTgcgtattcttttttaatttcattaaaaaagcaACTATGTTTGAaagttattgagagagagagagggaggagagagacagagcatgagcagtggaggggaaaaagagagggagacacagaatctgaagcaggttccctgtctctgagctgtcagcattggACCCGACGCAGGGcgtgaactcgtgaactgtgagatcatgacctgagcagaagtcagtctcttaaccaactgagacactcaggtgcccctgtgtgtgtgtattctaacAAATAATACTTTTTTCCACATatgaaattatgtatatatatatatatatatatatatatatatatgtattttttttggggggggctcTCAAAAAAtttgcatgagtgggggaggggcaaagggagagggcaagagagattAGAATCCCAAGAGGGTTCTGCACTCAGCatacagagcctgatacagggcttgatctcatgactgtgagctTGTAGCttcaactgaaatcaagaattggatggatgcttaactggctgaccTGACCACCCAGATATCCCATagttatatattcctttttttaagaaaatgtttattcatttttgagagagagaggaaaaatgagcatgggggaggggcagagagagaaggggacagaggatccgaagcaggctctgtgctgatcgcggccagcccgatgggggcttgaactcctgaaccgcgaaatcatgacctgagctgaagtcagatgttcaaccactgagccacccgggcgcccccaaaaTGATATATTCTTCATACATGTTGGAAACCACTGGTGTGGTGGATGCCTAAAAGCTGTTTAGGCATTTATGTAATTTGTATAGCGTCCTCCTTTCATGTTTTGGTCAGtgttaattcttttctaaaagtgGAAGTATCTGAAAAGCTCTGTTATAATTTTAGTTTCTTGGttggataatttttctttaatgtcaaaGGATACATGGTTATTTCTTCCCTGCTGTGTCTTTAACACTGTTATGTAATCATCCTACTAAAACCCTACCATCAGCATCACTCAGAAAGTTCAGTAATGAGTCTTTGGTTATGCTGGTTATGCTTGGTTATGCTGCTCTATTGCAGAGATAAGAATATGTAATAAAATGATCTTTATTGATGAAAAATTCAAACCTACACAAAATAAAAGACGAGTACAAAGAACCCCTACATACACATCACCCAGAGTTAAAATTCTGCCACATTTGCTTcacctcccctcttcc contains the following coding sequences:
- the MPC2 gene encoding mitochondrial pyruvate carrier 2, with amino-acid sequence MSAAGVRGLRATYHRVLDKVELMLPEKLRPIYNHPAGPKTVFFWAPIMKWGLVCAGLADMARPAEKLSTAQSAVLMATGFIWSRYSLVIIPKNWSLFAVNFFVGAAGASQLFRIWRYNQELKAKANN